From Kingella potus, a single genomic window includes:
- a CDS encoding DUF2798 domain-containing protein, whose amino-acid sequence MKKLPKKYAGVLFSFYASAIMVLIVSGVLVALNTGLDAGYAARWAKSYLITWPVAFASLLLVRPLVVKLVAMGVAE is encoded by the coding sequence GTGAAAAAATTGCCTAAAAAATACGCAGGTGTGCTGTTTTCGTTTTACGCTTCGGCGATTATGGTATTGATTGTGAGCGGCGTGCTGGTTGCGCTGAATACGGGTTTGGACGCGGGCTATGCGGCGCGGTGGGCAAAATCTTATCTGATTACCTGGCCCGTTGCTTTTGCCAGCCTGCTGCTGGTGCGCCCGCTGGTGGTGAAACTGGTGGCAATGGGGGTGGCGGAATAA
- the trxA gene encoding thioredoxin TrxA, giving the protein MSSELIIHTSDANFEQDVLKSEIPVLLDFWAPWCGPCKMIAPILDELAVEYEGRLKIVKLNIDDNGQTPAQFGVRSIPTLMVFKDGQNTATKVGGMPKGQLAAFIDASI; this is encoded by the coding sequence ATGAGCAGCGAACTGATCATCCACACTTCCGACGCAAACTTCGAACAGGATGTGTTGAAATCCGAAATTCCCGTACTGTTGGACTTCTGGGCTCCCTGGTGCGGCCCCTGCAAAATGATCGCCCCCATTCTTGACGAACTCGCCGTCGAATATGAAGGCCGTCTGAAAATCGTCAAACTCAACATCGACGACAACGGACAAACCCCCGCCCAATTCGGCGTGCGCAGCATTCCGACCCTGATGGTGTTCAAAGACGGACAAAACACCGCCACAAAAGTCGGCGGAATGCCAAAAGGCCAGCTTGCCGCCTTTATCGATGCCTCCATCTGA
- a CDS encoding LysR family transcriptional regulator, with protein sequence MNNWDDLLYFNILVEKQTLTAAAETLGVQHSTIARRIARLEQTLGLRLFDRIGRRYLLTGEGARIHAQVREIAVGMDTLLRTAQEQREAVAEVVVSAPPLVLKGLLMPRFPEFARRHTHIRLVLQSDAQLSNLHERQADIALRIVRPQQNDLAVRRLRPVFYRFYAHAAYLANCPPHKRAYCHFTAHGRHSLWAAERLAHRRIILACNDFDVIKAAIAAQTGIGWLPDFYVLPPDNFVQISLNDDAAQPEEFAADIYLVMHEDVRRSPKIRAVADFLTEVLAK encoded by the coding sequence ATGAACAACTGGGACGACTTGCTCTATTTCAACATACTCGTAGAAAAACAAACGCTGACCGCAGCAGCCGAAACGCTGGGCGTGCAACACAGCACCATCGCCCGACGCATTGCCCGCTTGGAGCAAACGCTCGGGCTGCGCCTGTTTGACCGCATAGGCCGCCGCTATCTGCTTACCGGCGAGGGTGCGCGCATCCACGCGCAAGTGCGGGAAATCGCAGTCGGCATGGACACATTGCTGCGCACCGCGCAGGAGCAGCGCGAAGCCGTGGCGGAAGTAGTGGTTTCCGCGCCGCCGCTGGTGCTCAAAGGCCTGCTGATGCCCCGTTTTCCCGAATTTGCCCGCCGCCACACCCATATCCGCCTTGTGCTGCAAAGCGATGCGCAGCTTAGCAATCTGCACGAACGCCAGGCCGACATTGCCCTGCGTATTGTCCGCCCGCAGCAAAACGACCTTGCCGTCCGCCGCCTGCGCCCCGTTTTTTACCGCTTCTACGCCCACGCCGCTTATCTGGCAAACTGTCCGCCGCACAAGCGGGCGTATTGCCATTTTACCGCCCACGGCAGACACAGCCTTTGGGCGGCGGAGCGGCTGGCACACCGCCGCATTATTCTCGCCTGCAACGATTTCGATGTTATCAAAGCTGCCATAGCAGCCCAAACAGGCATCGGCTGGCTGCCCGATTTTTACGTTTTGCCGCCGGATAATTTTGTGCAAATCAGTTTGAACGACGATGCGGCGCAACCGGAAGAATTTGCCGCCGACATTTATTTGGTGATGCACGAAGATGTGCGCCGCTCGCCCAAAATCCGCGCCGTAGCGGATTTCTTAACCGAAGTATTGGCAAAATAG
- the argC gene encoding N-acetyl-gamma-glutamyl-phosphate reductase — protein MDNTNPKKIKAGIVGATGYTGVELLRLLAGHPYAQVAAVTSRSEAGVRLADYFPSLRGVYDLAFCAPEDAPLAGCDIVFFATPNGVAMKEAPALLAQGVRVVDLSADFRLQDLAQWEKWYGMKHESPEWAAKAVYGLTEWRRTEIAAAQLVANPGCYPTCVSLALLPLLRAGALREGMPLIADCKSGVSGAGRKAAVNTLFGEAADNFKAYGVSGHRHLPEIRQTIAALQEGVAAGLVFVPHLTPMIRGMEATLYVRLKDGTDPQALLEAAYRESPFADVLPAGKIPETRSVRGANVCRIAVQQAPDTDIWILMSVQDNLVKGAAGQAVQNMNLMFGFDETEGLRQAALLP, from the coding sequence ATGGACAACACCAATCCGAAAAAAATCAAAGCCGGTATCGTCGGTGCCACCGGCTATACCGGCGTGGAGCTGCTGCGCCTGCTGGCCGGCCACCCGTATGCGCAAGTGGCCGCCGTAACCAGCCGCAGCGAAGCGGGCGTGCGGCTTGCCGACTATTTCCCCAGCCTGCGCGGCGTATACGATCTGGCATTTTGCGCGCCCGAAGACGCGCCGCTCGCCGGATGCGACATAGTGTTTTTCGCCACCCCCAACGGCGTGGCGATGAAGGAAGCCCCCGCCCTCTTGGCGCAAGGCGTGCGCGTTGTCGATCTTTCCGCCGACTTCCGCCTGCAAGACCTGGCCCAATGGGAAAAATGGTACGGCATGAAGCACGAAAGCCCCGAATGGGCGGCAAAAGCCGTGTACGGCCTGACCGAATGGCGGCGCACGGAAATTGCCGCCGCGCAGCTTGTCGCCAACCCCGGCTGCTACCCCACCTGCGTTTCCCTCGCCCTGCTGCCGCTGCTGCGGGCAGGCGCGTTGCGCGAAGGGATGCCGCTGATTGCCGACTGCAAATCCGGCGTGTCCGGCGCGGGACGCAAAGCGGCGGTAAACACCCTTTTCGGCGAAGCCGCCGACAACTTCAAAGCCTACGGCGTGTCCGGCCACCGCCATCTGCCCGAAATCCGCCAAACCATTGCCGCCCTGCAAGAAGGCGTGGCCGCAGGGCTGGTGTTCGTTCCCCATCTCACACCGATGATACGCGGCATGGAAGCCACGCTGTACGTCCGCCTCAAAGACGGAACCGACCCGCAGGCCCTGTTGGAAGCCGCCTACCGCGAAAGCCCCTTTGCCGATGTCCTGCCTGCCGGAAAAATACCCGAAACCCGCAGCGTGCGCGGCGCGAACGTCTGCCGTATCGCCGTGCAGCAAGCCCCCGATACCGACATATGGATACTGATGAGCGTACAGGACAACCTCGTCAAAGGCGCGGCGGGACAGGCGGTGCAGAATATGAACTTGATGTTCGGCTTCGACGAAACCGAAGGCCTGCGCCAAGCCGCCCTGCTGCCCTAA
- a CDS encoding isocitrate lyase has protein sequence MAEYQKEIRTAEETKQANGSGWHAVSPEYAARMRLQNRFKTGLDIAKYTAAIMRRDMAEYDADHAKYTQSLGCWHGFVAQQKMIAVKKHHRSTDKRYLYLSGWMVAAMRSQFGPLPDQSMHEKTSVPALIEEIYGFLKQADARELDLLFTALDQARADGDKAAEEKILAEIDGFQTHIVPIVADIDAGFGNAEATYLLAKKMIEAGACCIQIENQVSDEKQCGHQDGKVTVPHADFLAKINAVRYAFLELGVDDGVIVARTDSLGAGLTKQIAYSAEKGDLGDQYNSFLDGEEITDLGQIKPGDVIVNTNGKTIRPKRLPSNLFQFRQGTGIDRVVLDCITSLQNGADLLWIETEKPHVGQIKEMMDKIRAAVPNAKLVYNNSPSFNWTLNFRQQVFDAWQAAGKDVSAYDRAKLMSADYDSTALAEEADERIRTFQRDASREAGIFHHLITLPTYHTAALSTDNLARGYFGDEAMLAYVKGVQRQEIRQGIATVKHQNMAGSDIGDHHKEYFAGEAALKAGGKDNTMNQFS, from the coding sequence ATGGCTGAATATCAAAAAGAGATCCGCACAGCAGAAGAAACCAAGCAGGCAAACGGCAGCGGCTGGCACGCCGTATCGCCCGAATACGCCGCCCGCATGAGGCTGCAAAACCGTTTCAAAACCGGCTTGGACATCGCCAAATACACCGCTGCGATTATGCGCCGCGATATGGCAGAATACGATGCCGACCACGCGAAGTACACCCAGTCGCTCGGCTGCTGGCACGGCTTTGTGGCACAGCAGAAAATGATTGCGGTAAAAAAACACCACCGCTCCACCGACAAACGCTATCTCTACCTTTCCGGCTGGATGGTGGCGGCAATGCGTTCGCAGTTTGGTCCGCTGCCCGACCAGTCCATGCACGAAAAAACCTCCGTTCCCGCTCTGATTGAAGAAATTTACGGCTTCCTGAAACAGGCCGATGCCCGCGAACTCGACCTGCTCTTTACCGCACTGGATCAGGCGCGTGCCGACGGCGACAAAGCCGCAGAAGAAAAAATCCTTGCCGAAATCGACGGCTTCCAAACGCACATTGTGCCGATTGTTGCCGACATCGATGCCGGTTTCGGCAACGCAGAAGCCACCTATCTGCTGGCGAAAAAAATGATTGAGGCGGGCGCGTGCTGCATCCAAATCGAAAACCAGGTTTCCGACGAAAAACAATGCGGCCACCAAGACGGCAAAGTAACCGTGCCGCACGCCGACTTCCTCGCCAAAATCAATGCCGTACGCTACGCTTTCCTGGAATTGGGCGTGGATGACGGCGTGATCGTCGCCCGCACCGACTCGCTGGGCGCAGGCCTGACCAAGCAAATCGCCTACTCCGCCGAAAAAGGCGATCTGGGCGACCAATACAACAGCTTCCTGGACGGCGAAGAGATTACCGATTTGGGCCAAATCAAGCCCGGCGACGTAATCGTCAACACCAACGGCAAAACCATCCGCCCCAAACGCCTGCCGAGCAACCTCTTCCAATTCCGCCAGGGTACGGGCATCGACCGCGTGGTACTCGACTGCATCACTTCGCTGCAAAACGGCGCGGATCTGCTGTGGATCGAAACCGAAAAACCGCATGTCGGCCAAATCAAGGAAATGATGGACAAAATCCGCGCCGCCGTTCCCAACGCCAAGCTGGTGTACAACAACAGCCCGTCGTTCAACTGGACGCTCAATTTCCGCCAGCAGGTGTTCGACGCATGGCAGGCCGCCGGCAAAGACGTATCCGCCTACGACCGCGCCAAACTGATGTCCGCCGACTACGACAGCACCGCGCTGGCCGAAGAAGCCGACGAGCGCATCCGCACCTTCCAGCGCGACGCGTCCCGCGAAGCCGGCATCTTCCACCACCTGATTACCCTGCCCACCTACCATACTGCTGCCCTGTCCACCGACAATCTGGCACGCGGCTATTTCGGCGACGAAGCCATGCTGGCTTATGTGAAAGGCGTGCAGCGTCAGGAAATCCGCCAGGGTATCGCCACCGTCAAACACCAAAACATGGCAGGCTCCGACATCGGCGACCACCACAAAGAATACTTTGCCGGAGAAGCCGCGCTCAAAGCCGGCGGCAAAGACAACACCATGAACCAGTTTTCCTAA
- the queF gene encoding preQ(1) synthase, with amino-acid sequence MTRSSDELRGLSLLGGSTQYPDRYAPEVLEAFDNKHPDNDYFVKFVCPEFTSLCPMTGQPDFATIVIRYIPDMKMVESKSLKLYLFGFRNHGDFHEDCVNIIMKDLISLMNPKYIEVSGIFTPRGGIAIHPFANYGRPETPFAAMAYERLSRHDMQ; translated from the coding sequence ATGACCCGTTCTTCCGACGAGCTGCGCGGCCTGTCCCTTTTGGGCGGCAGCACGCAGTATCCCGACCGTTACGCACCCGAAGTATTGGAAGCGTTCGACAACAAACATCCGGACAACGACTATTTCGTCAAATTTGTCTGTCCCGAATTCACCAGCCTGTGTCCGATGACCGGACAGCCCGATTTCGCCACCATTGTCATCCGCTACATTCCCGATATGAAAATGGTGGAAAGCAAATCGCTGAAACTCTATCTTTTCGGCTTCCGCAACCACGGCGATTTTCATGAAGACTGTGTAAACATTATCATGAAAGACTTGATTTCGCTGATGAATCCGAAATACATCGAAGTATCGGGCATCTTTACTCCGCGCGGCGGCATCGCCATCCATCCCTTTGCCAACTACGGCCGACCGGAAACGCCGTTTGCCGCCATGGCATACGAACGCCTGTCGCGCCACGATATGCAGTAA
- a CDS encoding 7-cyano-7-deazaguanine/7-aminomethyl-7-deazaguanine transporter, with product MYGLFPQPQVKALFWLVLFHIAVIASSNYLVQFPFDIPLPDGFVVHSTWGALTFPFIFLATDLTVRIFGRQPARRIVFFAMLPALMLSYAVSVLFHKGAWTGLAALAGWDWLVFRIALASFCAYAAGQMLDIFVFNRLRRLKSWWIAPAASMFAGNAADTLIFFSVAFHAGGDAYMAQHWPHIAFVDYLFKLAVCALFFLPAYGIALRLLAKRLTALPCGEDGKQYAQKQTEAV from the coding sequence GTGTACGGATTATTCCCGCAGCCGCAGGTAAAAGCCCTGTTTTGGCTGGTTCTTTTCCATATCGCCGTTATCGCGTCGAGCAACTACCTCGTCCAGTTTCCTTTCGACATTCCCCTGCCCGACGGCTTTGTCGTCCATTCCACCTGGGGTGCGCTGACCTTTCCCTTTATTTTCCTTGCCACCGACCTTACCGTGCGTATCTTCGGCCGGCAGCCGGCGCGGCGGATTGTTTTTTTCGCCATGTTGCCCGCCCTCATGTTGTCTTATGCCGTTTCCGTGCTGTTTCACAAGGGCGCGTGGACGGGCTTGGCGGCATTGGCCGGCTGGGATTGGCTGGTTTTCCGTATCGCGCTGGCGAGCTTTTGCGCCTATGCCGCCGGCCAGATGCTTGATATTTTTGTCTTCAACCGCCTGCGCCGCCTCAAATCTTGGTGGATTGCGCCTGCGGCTTCGATGTTTGCCGGCAATGCGGCAGACACTCTGATTTTTTTCTCCGTTGCCTTCCATGCCGGCGGCGACGCATACATGGCGCAGCATTGGCCGCACATTGCCTTTGTCGATTATCTGTTCAAACTCGCCGTGTGCGCCCTGTTTTTCCTGCCCGCCTACGGCATTGCCCTGCGCCTGCTTGCCAAACGCCTCACCGCCCTGCCCTGCGGGGAAGACGGAAAGCAATATGCGCAAAAGCAGACAGAGGCCGTCTGA
- the leuS gene encoding leucine--tRNA ligase produces MQEHYHPSAIEPAAQAKWDGARIFNAADDASKPKYYCLSMFPYPSGKLHMGHVRNYTIGDVLSRFKLLNGFNVLQPMGWDAFGMPAENAAIDRKVAPAKWTYENIAYMRKQLKSLGFAFDWSRELATCTPDYYRWEQLLFTKLFEKGVIYRKNGTVNWDPVDQTVLANEQVIDGRGWRSGAVVEKREIPMYYFRITDYAEQLLNDLDSLNWPEQVKTMQRNWIGKSRGAQVRFALAPDSKSGLEGTDAEYVQVYTTRPDTLMGATYVAVAAEHPLAAAAAAGNPGLQAFIAECKAGSVAEADMATMEKKGLPTGRFVINPLNGEKLEVWIANYVLWGYGDGAVMAVPAHDERDFEFASKYGLPKKQVIEPAEPLPYNENEWHEWYAAKENIRLTNSGRFDGMDFQTAFDAVTAELEANNAGMPKTQYRLRDWGISRQRYWGCPIPIIHCESCGDVPVPADQLPVVLPENVIPDGSGSPLAKMPEFYETACPRCGGAAKRETDTMDTFVESSWYQFRYMSPAFSDGMVAPAAAQYWREADQYIGGIEHAILHLLYARFFTKLMHGEGIVPVKEPFASLLTQGMVLQATYYRETESGKKQWFNPAEVDVQTDEKGRPVSALLRADGLPVTIGGVEKMSKSKNNGVDPQQIIDAYGADTARLFMMFASPPEQSLEWSDSGVEGAHRFLRRLWRTVYEFQSGGTAKAFSDGHDSLGKELKDLRHKLHATIAKVSDDYGRRLQFNTAIAAVMELLNQYDKTDTASDTGRAVAQEVLEAAVRLLWPIVPHICETLWHALRPSENLWDAGWPQVDESALVKSEIEIMVQVNGKLRGKIAVAPDTPKADLEAAALATDGAVKFMEGKPAKKIIVVPGRLVNIVV; encoded by the coding sequence ATGCAAGAACACTACCACCCCTCCGCCATCGAGCCGGCCGCCCAGGCCAAGTGGGACGGGGCCCGCATTTTCAATGCGGCCGACGATGCTTCCAAACCCAAGTATTACTGCCTTTCGATGTTTCCCTACCCCAGCGGCAAGCTGCATATGGGGCATGTGCGCAACTACACCATCGGCGACGTATTGAGCCGTTTCAAGCTGCTCAACGGCTTCAACGTACTTCAGCCTATGGGTTGGGACGCTTTCGGCATGCCGGCCGAAAACGCCGCCATCGACCGCAAAGTCGCACCCGCAAAATGGACGTATGAAAACATTGCCTATATGCGCAAACAGCTCAAAAGCCTGGGTTTTGCGTTTGACTGGTCGCGCGAGCTGGCCACCTGTACGCCGGACTATTACCGCTGGGAGCAGCTTTTGTTTACCAAGCTGTTTGAAAAAGGCGTAATCTACCGCAAAAACGGCACGGTCAACTGGGATCCCGTCGACCAAACTGTTTTGGCCAACGAGCAGGTAATCGACGGGCGCGGCTGGCGATCGGGCGCGGTGGTCGAAAAACGCGAAATCCCGATGTATTACTTCCGCATCACCGATTATGCCGAGCAGCTTTTGAACGACTTGGACAGCCTGAACTGGCCGGAGCAGGTCAAAACCATGCAGCGCAACTGGATCGGCAAATCGCGCGGCGCACAGGTGCGCTTTGCGCTGGCACCGGACAGCAAATCAGGCCTGGAAGGCACCGATGCCGAATATGTGCAGGTGTACACCACCCGCCCCGACACGCTGATGGGCGCGACTTATGTGGCCGTGGCCGCCGAACACCCGCTGGCCGCCGCCGCTGCCGCAGGCAATCCCGGATTGCAGGCGTTTATTGCCGAATGCAAGGCGGGAAGCGTGGCCGAAGCCGATATGGCCACAATGGAGAAAAAAGGCCTGCCTACCGGCCGTTTCGTCATCAATCCGCTCAACGGCGAAAAGCTGGAAGTGTGGATTGCCAACTATGTATTGTGGGGCTACGGCGACGGCGCGGTGATGGCCGTGCCCGCGCACGACGAGCGCGATTTCGAATTTGCGTCCAAATACGGCCTGCCGAAAAAACAGGTTATCGAACCGGCCGAACCGCTGCCCTACAATGAAAACGAATGGCACGAATGGTATGCCGCCAAAGAAAACATCCGCCTCACCAACAGCGGCAGGTTTGACGGCATGGATTTTCAGACGGCCTTTGATGCCGTAACCGCCGAACTCGAAGCCAACAACGCCGGCATGCCCAAAACCCAATACCGCCTGCGCGACTGGGGCATTTCGCGCCAGCGCTACTGGGGCTGCCCGATTCCGATTATCCATTGCGAAAGCTGCGGCGACGTGCCCGTGCCCGCAGACCAACTGCCCGTGGTACTGCCCGAAAACGTCATTCCCGACGGCAGCGGCTCGCCTCTGGCAAAAATGCCGGAATTTTACGAAACCGCCTGCCCGCGCTGCGGCGGTGCGGCCAAACGTGAAACCGACACCATGGACACATTTGTCGAATCGAGCTGGTATCAGTTCCGCTATATGTCGCCCGCGTTTTCAGACGGCATGGTCGCACCCGCAGCCGCACAATACTGGCGCGAGGCCGACCAATACATCGGCGGCATCGAACACGCCATCCTCCACCTCTTATACGCCCGCTTTTTCACCAAGCTGATGCACGGCGAAGGCATCGTGCCCGTAAAAGAACCGTTTGCCAGCCTGCTCACACAGGGCATGGTGCTGCAGGCCACTTATTACCGCGAAACCGAAAGCGGCAAAAAACAATGGTTCAACCCCGCCGAAGTCGATGTGCAGACCGACGAAAAAGGCCGCCCCGTATCGGCGCTGCTGCGTGCCGACGGCCTGCCCGTAACCATAGGCGGCGTGGAAAAAATGTCCAAATCGAAAAACAACGGCGTTGATCCGCAACAGATTATCGATGCCTACGGTGCCGACACCGCCCGCCTGTTTATGATGTTTGCCAGCCCCCCCGAGCAGTCGCTCGAGTGGAGCGATTCGGGCGTGGAAGGCGCGCACCGCTTTTTACGCCGCCTGTGGCGCACCGTGTACGAGTTTCAAAGCGGCGGCACGGCAAAAGCCTTTTCAGACGGCCACGACAGCCTCGGCAAAGAATTGAAAGACCTGCGCCACAAACTGCACGCCACCATCGCCAAAGTCAGCGACGACTACGGCCGCCGCCTCCAATTCAACACCGCCATCGCCGCCGTAATGGAGCTGCTCAACCAATACGACAAAACCGACACCGCATCTGATACCGGACGCGCCGTTGCCCAAGAAGTGTTGGAAGCCGCCGTGCGCCTGCTGTGGCCGATTGTGCCGCACATCTGCGAAACGCTGTGGCACGCGCTGAGGCCGTCTGAAAACCTGTGGGACGCAGGCTGGCCGCAGGTTGACGAAAGCGCGCTGGTAAAATCCGAAATCGAAATCATGGTTCAGGTCAACGGCAAACTGCGCGGCAAAATCGCCGTCGCGCCCGACACGCCCAAAGCCGATTTGGAAGCCGCCGCCCTGGCCACCGACGGCGCGGTGAAATTCATGGAAGGCAAACCCGCGAAAAAAATCATCGTCGTCCCCGGACGCTTGGTCAACATCGTGGTCTGA
- the panC gene encoding pantoate--beta-alanine ligase, giving the protein MNIIHTVGALRAWRKTAGTTAFVPTMGNLHEGHLALVREAKKRADKVVVSIFVNRLQFGQGEDFDRYPRTLHQDAEKLAGEGVAALFAPDERALYPNVEQRYNIEPPHLQNELCGKFRPGHFRGVATVVAKLFNIVQPDFACFGKKDYQQLAIIKGLVEDLDFPVEIVPVDTGRAADGLALSSRNQYLNAAERAEAPRLYRELQTIAAALRGGDLAYAELEAAAVRKLQQAGWVADYVEIRRAGTLDTAHAGDKQLVVLAAARLGNTRLIDNIEVSLD; this is encoded by the coding sequence GTGAACATCATCCACACCGTCGGCGCGTTGCGCGCTTGGCGCAAAACCGCCGGCACAACGGCCTTTGTGCCGACTATGGGCAATCTGCACGAAGGCCATCTGGCTCTGGTGCGCGAGGCGAAGAAGCGGGCGGACAAGGTGGTTGTCAGCATTTTCGTCAACCGCCTGCAATTCGGCCAGGGCGAAGATTTCGACCGCTACCCGCGCACCCTGCACCAAGACGCGGAAAAACTCGCAGGCGAGGGCGTGGCGGCCTTGTTCGCCCCCGACGAGCGCGCGCTTTACCCCAATGTGGAGCAGCGTTACAACATCGAGCCGCCGCATCTGCAAAACGAACTCTGCGGAAAATTCCGCCCCGGCCATTTCCGCGGTGTCGCCACCGTGGTCGCCAAACTCTTCAACATCGTACAGCCCGATTTTGCCTGCTTCGGCAAAAAAGACTACCAGCAGCTTGCCATAATCAAAGGCCTTGTCGAGGATTTGGACTTTCCCGTCGAAATCGTCCCCGTCGATACCGGCCGCGCCGCCGACGGACTTGCCCTGTCGAGCCGCAACCAGTATTTGAACGCGGCCGAACGCGCCGAAGCCCCGCGCCTCTACCGCGAGCTGCAAACCATCGCCGCAGCCCTGCGCGGCGGCGATCTGGCCTACGCCGAATTGGAAGCAGCCGCCGTGCGCAAGCTGCAACAGGCGGGCTGGGTGGCGGACTACGTCGAAATCCGCCGCGCCGGCACGCTGGACACCGCCCACGCGGGCGACAAACAGCTCGTCGTCCTCGCTGCCGCACGGCTGGGCAACACCCGTCTGATCGACAATATCGAAGTGTCTTTGGACTGA
- the pip gene encoding prolyl aminopeptidase — translation MYPIREPLRSGLLPVSDLHQIYWEESGKPDGIPVIFLHGGPGAGASPQCRGFFNPEKYRIVIIDQRGCGRSQPYAETRDNTTWDLVADIEKVREMLGIESWLVFGGSWGSTLSLAYAETHAERVRGLILRGIFLCRQFEIDWLNEEGGASMVYPEQWQRYLAPIPSGQRGQLIRSYHALLNSSDRAAALDAAKAWADWENYLVRFEPQESDEDPEASLAIARLENHYFVHLGWFGQGRGILENVNKIRHIPTVIVQGRYDLCTPARSAWDLKQAFPEADLRIVQGGHSAFEQAVSAALVQAADEFAARHAGI, via the coding sequence ATGTATCCGATTCGAGAACCTTTGCGCAGCGGCCTGCTGCCAGTATCCGATCTGCACCAAATCTACTGGGAAGAAAGCGGCAAGCCCGACGGCATCCCCGTCATCTTCCTGCACGGCGGCCCGGGTGCGGGCGCATCGCCGCAATGCCGGGGTTTTTTCAACCCCGAAAAATACCGCATCGTCATCATCGACCAGCGCGGCTGCGGACGCTCGCAGCCTTACGCCGAAACCCGCGACAACACCACTTGGGATTTGGTGGCCGATATCGAGAAAGTGCGCGAAATGCTCGGCATCGAAAGCTGGCTGGTGTTCGGCGGCTCGTGGGGCAGCACCCTGTCGCTGGCCTACGCCGAAACCCATGCCGAACGCGTGCGCGGCCTGATTCTGCGCGGCATCTTCCTCTGCCGCCAATTTGAAATCGACTGGCTGAACGAAGAAGGCGGCGCGAGCATGGTTTACCCCGAACAATGGCAGCGTTATCTCGCCCCCATCCCGAGCGGACAGCGCGGCCAACTGATACGGAGCTACCACGCCCTGCTCAACTCGTCCGACCGCGCCGCCGCACTCGATGCCGCCAAAGCCTGGGCCGACTGGGAAAACTACCTCGTGCGCTTCGAGCCGCAGGAAAGCGACGAAGACCCCGAAGCCTCGCTGGCCATCGCCCGTTTGGAAAACCATTATTTCGTCCATCTGGGCTGGTTCGGCCAAGGGCGCGGCATTTTGGAAAACGTGAACAAAATCCGCCACATCCCCACCGTTATCGTGCAGGGACGCTACGATTTGTGCACGCCCGCCCGCAGCGCGTGGGACTTGAAACAGGCGTTTCCCGAAGCCGATTTGCGCATCGTACAAGGCGGCCACTCGGCCTTCGAGCAGGCCGTATCCGCCGCGCTGGTGCAGGCCGCCGACGAATTTGCCGCACGGCACGCAGGCATCTGA